A single genomic interval of Daucus carota subsp. sativus chromosome 1, DH1 v3.0, whole genome shotgun sequence harbors:
- the LOC108218966 gene encoding citrate-binding protein — protein sequence MASFLALLCFGLSQFLMFQFMAASDPTKGFVSLPFNTSVYRIQRPYDKKENQRYSFKNGVHKFWVFANDKPHTTTSHTKPRTELAVQGYVYSSGVWEFAADAYVPKGTSGVTIMQVFGATAPHASTLMLRVYNGALKYYQDNVLVGNVYNRWFHVNVVHDVDAAKVMVYIDGQLKLTADGRGGDSHYFKCGVYAQTSDSFRMESRWKNIQVLRHN from the exons atggcTTCTTTCCTAGCTCTTCTCTGCTTTGGCCTGTCTCAATTTTTGATGTTCCAATTCATGGCTGCCTCTGATCCGACAAAAGGGTTTGTTTCCTTACCCTTCAATACATCTGTTTACCGCATTCAAAGGCCATACGATAAGAAAGAAAATCAGCGATACAGCTTCAAGAACGGAGTTCACAAATTTTGGGTTTTTGCCAATGATAAACCTCACACCACAACTAGCCACACAAAGCCGAGGACTGAGCTTGCTGTCCAA GGATACGTTTACTCCTCGGGAGTATGGGAATTTGCAGCAGATGCATATGTTCCGAAAGGGACATCAGGTGTGACCATAATGCAAGTATTCGGGGCCACTGCACCTCATGCCTCAACTCTCATGCTCAGAGTTTACAATGGCGCTCTCAAGTACTATCAAGACAATGTTTTGGTTGGCAACGTCTACAATCGATGGTTCCATGTAAATGTTGTACACGATGTCGATGCTGCAAAAGTAATGGTGTACATAGATGGACAActcaagctgacagcagatggtCGCGGTGGAGATTCTCATTACTTCAAATGCGGTGTTTATGCACAAACCAGTGATTCATTTCGCATGGAGTCCCGGTGGAAGAATATCCAAGTTTTACGGCACAATTGA